The Verrucomicrobiia bacterium sequence GTCCGCCGCAATGGCCCAGTCGTCCTCGTTCACGGCGGTCAGCGCATCAACGAGTTGCACGATGAGATAATACGACAGCATCTCGGCGAGCGTGTAACCGGAGATCGTCGCCCCGGCACCGCCCTTGCCGGTGTAAATCGTCCGCCAGAGATAAAGCATCGCGGTCAGCGGAATGAGTCCGAACAGGGAGCGCGCCAGAAAGTTCACCCGGTAGGCCAGGTTGTTCTGCATTCCGACGCTAATGACGTGCCAATACTTCTTCATGCCGCGTTGCGCATGTCCATTTTAAGCCAGCCTGTGAGGAAAGCGCCAGCGCACACCCGCAGATGGATGAATTTGTTTGCGGCCATTATCCGGGGATTCTAGGGTCAGCGGCTTCCGGAGCACGGGGAGGCAGAAAAATTGCTAAATGATGAAATTTATGGCTAAGGCACCGCTCGCAAAAGAGGAACTCGACCGGTTGGTCGCCGGGCTCAACAAGCTGGCGCGCAATCTGTGGTGGACCTGGGATCAGCAGGCACAGGAGGTGTTCCAGGAACTTTCTCCACGCGGCTGGCAGAACATGTTCCACAACGCGGTCGCCATTCTGCGCGAAGTTTCGGAGAGCGAATTGCGCGCCCGCCTTCAGGATCAGGACTTCGCCGAGCGCGTGGGCGCCGCCATTGCCAAGTATGAAACCTACGTTGCGGAAAAGAACACGTGGGGCAATGAAAACGGCCCGGCGCTCGCCAGGAATCCCGTGGCCTATTTTTCGGCGGAGTTTGGCCTGCATGAAACGCTGCCCATTGCGGCTGGCGGCCTTGGGGTGCTGGCGGGCGATCACATGAAATCCGCCAGTGATCTGGGCCTGGGTTTTGTCGGCGTCAGCCTGTTCTATCGCGAAGGCTATTTCCAGCAGGCCATTGATCACAACAACTGGCAGACCGAATACTACACGCTTTTGAACCCGCCCAACCTGCCGATGGAACCCGTGCTCGACGCGCAGGGCAACCCGGTTGTCTGCACGGTGGACATCAACATGGCGCAGGTCGCCTTCCAGGCCTGGCGTGTGAACGTCGGACGCGTCCCGATTTATCTCATCGACGCCAACCGGCCGGAGAACGAACAACGCTTTCGCGACCTTACCATGCGCGTTTATGGCGGCGACAGCAGCACGCGCATCATGCAGGAAATTCTTCTCGGCATCGGTGGTGTAAAACTCTTGCGTCAGCTGGGCGTGACGCCCTCGGTCTTTCACATGAACGAAGGGCACGCCGCCTTCCTGACCCTTGAGCTGATTCGGGAAAAGATGGCCGCCGGCAAAACCTTTGAGCAGGCCGCGGCGGACACCAAGCAGCAATGTCTGTTCACCACGCACACGCCGGTTGAGGCGGGGCATGATCGTTTCACCGTGGAGATGATGGACTATGCGCTCCACCGCTACCGGAATCAGCTGGCGGTTCCGTTTGACCAGTTGATCGGTTTGGGCCGGGTCAAACCCGAAGATGCACGCGAACCGTTCTGCATGACCGTGCTCGCGCTGAAGCTTTCGCGCGCGGCCAACGGCGTGAGCGAGCTGCATGGCCGCGTCAGCCGCCACATGTGGCACGCGCTTTTCCCCGGCAAGGCGGTCGAAGAGGTGCCCATTGGCCACGTCACCAATGGCGTTCACACGCTGGGCTGGATGAAGGGACCGGTGCGCAAATTCTGGCGGCGGCGGCTGGCGGGCAACTGGGAGGGCTTTTCCCCGGCGGAGAAGAAGGCCAAAGGCGGCAAGGGCACGTCCGTCTGGAGCAAGCTGACCAAGGCCCATTGGGACGACACGCTCGACGATCCGGAGTTCTGGCAGCGGATTGCTGACCCAGGTTACGTTTCCGACGAGGAACTCTGGGCATTGCGGTATCAACTGCGCCGTGAGCTGATTGAATTCACCCGGCGCCGGCTGTTGTTGCAGGGACAATCCTTCCGGCAGGGCGACTTCATCATTTTCGATCACCTCCTGAATCCAGATGCGTTGACGATCGGCTTTGCCCGCCGCTTTGCCACCTACAAGCGGGCGCCGCTGATCTTCCAGCAGTTCGACAACATCGTCCGGCTTTGCCGCGACAAGTCACGCCCGGTGCAGTTCGTATTTGCCGGCAAGGCGCATCCGCGCGACGACGACGGCAAGCGTTTCATCCAGCACATCATTCACCTCAGCAAATACAGCGATCTCAAGGGCAGCCTGGTGTTCATCGAGAATTACGACATGCACGTCGCACGGCAGATGGTGTCCGGGTGCGACGTGTGGTTGAACAATCCGCGCCGTCCGCTCGAAGCCTCCGGCACGAGCGGCATGAAGGCCATCGCCCACGGCTGTCTCAACATGAGCATCCTCGACGGCTGGTGGCGCGAGGGGTATGACGGCCAGAACGGTTTTGCCATCGGGGACGATTCGCATCCGGCCTCCGTCGAGGAGCAGGATCGCATCGATTCCGCCAACCTGTTCAACACCTTGAACAACGAGGTCATCCCGCTCTTCTACGAGCGGGATGCGACCGGGCTGCCGCGCAACTGGATCAAACGCATCCGCCACGCGATGGTCACCCTCATGCCGGTCTTCAACACGCACCGCATGGTCAAGGAATACGCTGAAAAGTATTACGTGGCGAAGTGACGGAATCCTCTTAATCTGGGAGTGTGAATCCGGCAGGGGAGCGCTTTGGCTCCGGGGCCGGATCGAGATTGAGAGTGAGTGAGAAACCCGACATCAAATCGCTGACCGACGCGGCGCTGGCGGATTGCCTTAAAGAATGGGGTCAGCCGGCGTATCGGCTGGCGCAAATTCTGGCCTGGATTTACGTCCAGCGCGCGACCGATTGGGAGGCGATGACCAACCTGCCCAAGGCGTTGCGCGCCTTGTTGCGCGAGCACTTCACCCATCAAGTGCTGCAACTCGTCCGCAAGCAGGGTGCGACGGACACGACCCAGAAATTCCTCTGGCGGTTGGCGGATCAGGCGCTGATCGAGAGCGTGTTGATTCCCGCCAATCCCGCGCTCTACGGGGAGGCCAGCGACCGGCATACACTCTGCATTTCCACCCAGGTCGGCTGCGCCTACGGCTGCAAGTTCTGCGCGAGCGGCCTGGATGGCTGGAAGCGTAATCTGCGCGTTGAGGAAATTGTGGACCAGGTGCTGGCCGTGGAACGCT is a genomic window containing:
- the glgP gene encoding alpha-glucan family phosphorylase — its product is MAKAPLAKEELDRLVAGLNKLARNLWWTWDQQAQEVFQELSPRGWQNMFHNAVAILREVSESELRARLQDQDFAERVGAAIAKYETYVAEKNTWGNENGPALARNPVAYFSAEFGLHETLPIAAGGLGVLAGDHMKSASDLGLGFVGVSLFYREGYFQQAIDHNNWQTEYYTLLNPPNLPMEPVLDAQGNPVVCTVDINMAQVAFQAWRVNVGRVPIYLIDANRPENEQRFRDLTMRVYGGDSSTRIMQEILLGIGGVKLLRQLGVTPSVFHMNEGHAAFLTLELIREKMAAGKTFEQAAADTKQQCLFTTHTPVEAGHDRFTVEMMDYALHRYRNQLAVPFDQLIGLGRVKPEDAREPFCMTVLALKLSRAANGVSELHGRVSRHMWHALFPGKAVEEVPIGHVTNGVHTLGWMKGPVRKFWRRRLAGNWEGFSPAEKKAKGGKGTSVWSKLTKAHWDDTLDDPEFWQRIADPGYVSDEELWALRYQLRRELIEFTRRRLLLQGQSFRQGDFIIFDHLLNPDALTIGFARRFATYKRAPLIFQQFDNIVRLCRDKSRPVQFVFAGKAHPRDDDGKRFIQHIIHLSKYSDLKGSLVFIENYDMHVARQMVSGCDVWLNNPRRPLEASGTSGMKAIAHGCLNMSILDGWWREGYDGQNGFAIGDDSHPASVEEQDRIDSANLFNTLNNEVIPLFYERDATGLPRNWIKRIRHAMVTLMPVFNTHRMVKEYAEKYYVAK